From one Bacteroides eggerthii genomic stretch:
- a CDS encoding DUF4995 domain-containing protein has product MKKKLVLLALGTLTLASCQTQPKEDYSWIKKGLDVASAQLELTAEEISSTNMLPRSIRTGYDMNFLCRQLERDSLTFKDSLRAYPTADQMGKRRLCSVYDWTSGFYPGSLWYAYELTGNDTLKTWAIQYTNLLNPVRYYTGTHDLGFMVNCSYGNAERLSPNDTIAAVMKETADNLCGRFNDSIAAIRSWDFGTWNFPVIIDNMMNLDLLFNVAKETGNNIYKDIAVKHAMTTMHNHFRPDYTCWHVVSYNNDGTVEKKQTFQGKNDDSSWARGQAWAVYGYTACYRETKDTTFLNFAVKVADMIMERVKTDDAIPYWDYDAPVTDETPRDASAASVTASALIELSTMVPDGNKYLDYAEQILKSLSSDAYLAKIGENQGFILMHSTGSLPNGSEIDTPLNYADYYYLEALKRFMDLKGISYNNL; this is encoded by the coding sequence ATGAAAAAGAAACTTGTTCTCTTAGCTTTGGGGACACTGACTTTAGCATCGTGCCAGACACAACCTAAAGAAGACTACAGTTGGATTAAGAAAGGACTGGATGTAGCTTCTGCCCAATTAGAATTAACTGCAGAAGAAATTTCATCCACTAATATGTTGCCGCGTTCCATTCGTACAGGTTATGATATGAATTTTCTGTGCAGACAGTTAGAAAGAGACTCACTGACCTTTAAAGACTCTCTTCGCGCCTACCCGACAGCCGACCAAATGGGAAAACGCCGTTTGTGCAGCGTTTACGATTGGACCAGCGGTTTCTATCCGGGTTCTTTATGGTATGCTTACGAACTGACAGGCAATGACACCCTTAAAACATGGGCTATCCAATATACTAACTTACTGAATCCTGTACGTTATTATACTGGTACTCACGACTTAGGATTCATGGTCAACTGCAGCTACGGAAATGCAGAGCGCCTGTCTCCCAACGACACTATTGCAGCAGTAATGAAAGAAACAGCTGACAACTTATGCGGGCGCTTCAACGATTCCATTGCAGCTATCCGCTCCTGGGACTTCGGAACTTGGAATTTCCCTGTTATCATCGATAATATGATGAACCTGGATCTCTTGTTTAATGTTGCCAAAGAAACAGGAAACAATATTTATAAAGATATTGCCGTTAAACATGCAATGACTACTATGCACAACCATTTCCGTCCGGATTATACTTGCTGGCATGTAGTAAGCTACAACAACGACGGTACGGTAGAAAAGAAACAAACATTTCAGGGAAAGAATGATGATTCTTCATGGGCACGCGGTCAAGCATGGGCTGTATACGGCTACACTGCCTGTTATCGTGAAACAAAAGATACCACTTTCCTGAATTTCGCTGTAAAAGTGGCTGATATGATTATGGAACGTGTTAAAACAGACGATGCAATTCCCTACTGGGACTATGACGCTCCCGTCACTGACGAAACTCCGCGTGATGCATCTGCCGCTTCCGTAACCGCTTCTGCATTGATAGAGCTGAGTACAATGGTACCCGACGGAAATAAATACTTGGATTATGCAGAACAAATTCTAAAGAGTTTATCAAGCGATGCTTATCTGGCCAAAATAGGTGAGAACCAGGGATTCATCCTGATGCACTCCACCGGTTCCCTGCCCAACGGTTCGGAAATAGACACTCCCCTGAACTATGCAGATTATTATTATCTGGAGGCTTTAAAGCGTTTTATGGACCTGAAAGGCATCAGTTATAACAATCTCTAA